ATTAAGAAGGCGTTGGGCTAACAAATCTTTAAACATCTTTATCGAGGCTTTAGAGGCATTTCGGACAGCGATGTCTTTCCGTTTTGTAGAATGGCTGAACCACAACTAGGACGTATTTTTGGCTTACAAAGCTGCTTTGGGCTTTATCTGGGCTTAAAATCTGTTTAAGTCCTATTAAGGATGTCACGCTCCAAAAAGATTACCCTCCTCGTCGAGGGGGATATGCCCCGATTAGTTGGGCAATCTTTAATTGGTTTGTGATTACTTTAGCTCGTCGTTTAGGCTGCCGTACTGTTCCCGATTGTATCCGCGCTCTCGCCAATCAGGTTCACCAGGTTTTTCTCTGGCTAACATGAAACCACCCTGCTTTTCAAGGGGGATTTAGGGGGATCGGAGAGCGTTTCGCATCCTGTACGAGATGTGTGTACACGGTAGTACAAGGGACGGGGGGAAAGATCCCTTCCAGATAAAAAATTCCTTCTTCCCGCTCCTAATCGGAGCGGGAAGAGAGAGGCCAAGGGGGCTGGAGGTCATGTTTTTTGTTGTCTGGTGTAGTAAAAATTAAATCCTTGCTTTCTTTACCTCATTGTGAGGGTTTGGGGGAAAGCGCGATCGCTTATGAAAGATAAACAGACGGGATCGCACTTAAACTGGCAGTGCCGGAGTCGTCGGAGAAGTCCCTGCCATCGCCCCCGAGTAAACCAGACCCCGTTGCATATCTAGCGTCAAAATTGCCCCATCCCGAATCATTTCCGTCGCCTTCTTGACGCCCACAATGACCGGCACCCCAAGGCGTAAGCCAATCACAGCTGCATGACTGGTTAGGCTTTCATCCTCTGTAATAATCCCAGATGCCTTGCGAATTGCTTCCACATAATCGGCATTTGTGCCGGGTACTACCAAAATTTCCCCATGATTGAAATTTCCTACCTCTCTAGCAGTGCGAGCTACTCGCGCTCGACCGCTCACCGATCCCTGACCAATCCCAATTCCCTTACCGAGAACGGATGTCACCACCTCAACTTTAATCAGGTCGGTTGAACCAGAGATGCCTTGGAGCGTCCCGGCAGTCATTACCACCAAATCTCCTTCAGCCAGTAGATGTTTCTCCAGCGCCACGTTGATTGCTGCTTGGAACGTCTGACCCGCAGAAGGTAAATCCAGCACCAGAAGTGGCTTCACGCCCCACACCATCTGCAACTGCCGCGCCACATCCACATGGGGAGTCACTGCCAGAACGGGCGTAGAGGGTCGAAACTTAGAAACATTTCGGGCAGTGGCACCGCTTTTAGTCAACGACATAATCGCTGCTGCGCCTAGCTGCTCGGAAATTTGACCAACCGCCTGACTAATGGCATTCGTGATCGAGCGCGTGGTGCCCCGGACGTTACGGGCGATTTGTTCTTGCTCAATCCGCACGGCAATTCGCGCCATCGTCTCCACCGCTTCGACGGCGTATTTACCCACCGCTGTCTCGTTGGAGAGCATCACGGCGTCGGTTCCGTCCAAAATTGCATTGGCGACATCGGAAATTTCAGCACGGGTGGGACGGGGATTGTTCACCATGCTGTCCAACATCTGAGTTGCCGTAATCACCGGAATCCCCAGTTGATTCGCTGTGGCAATCAACCGCTTTTGCAGGATTGGGACATCTTCCGCAGGCAATTCAACGCCCAAGTCACCACGAGCTACCATGACACCATCGCTGAGCGAGAGAATGGCTTCCATTTGGTCGATGGCTTCGTGCTTTTCAATCTTGACAACCACTGGCACTTGCTTACCAGCACTAGAAATCAGCTCTTTAATTTCCAGTACATCCTGGGGGTTGCGGACAAAGCTCAGCGCTACCCAGTCAACGCCTTGGTCAAGACCAAACATCAAGTCTTTACGGTCTTTGTCAGTCATCGCCTTGATTGACAGATAGACGCCGGGGAAATTCACTCCTTTGTTATTAGAAAGTGGGCCGCCGACGACAACGCGACAGTGCAATTCCCGCGCCGTGCGGTCTACCTGCTCCACCCGCATTTCCACTTTGCCATCGTCCAAGAGAATCACTGCCCCAGCCGGGACTTCATCTGCTAGAGGTTCGTAGGTGACAGAGCTAATTTCTTGGGTGCCTGGGACGAGGTGACTGGTTAGAATAAAGCGATCGCCCTTATTCAGGACGATAGACCCCGTTTCAAACCGTCCCAAACGAATTTTCGGGCCTTGCAAGTCTTGCAAAATGCCCACCGGCTGATTCAGTTCAAAAGCCGTCTGGCGTATCAAGCGAATGCTACGCTGATGGTCTTCATGAGTTCCATGAGAAAAGTTGAGGCGCAGGGTCGTCGCACCCGCTTCAATTAAAGCCCGTAAGACCTCTGGACTACTGGTAGCAGGGCCAATCGTAGCGACAATTTTTGTCCGGCGCTGGGGATTTCGCAGTTGCATGGGGCAAAATTCAGGGAGAGCAGAAGAGGACTGCGTGTAACAGGAAAGCAAAGGGATACTATCACATTTGTTCCAACTCCTATTAGGGCTTTGGAGCGGATTCCCCTCTCTACTGTGTGGGTATTATACTAAAAAGCTTATTGATTTTACGGGTTTATCGGTTCGCTGCGGTCTGGGTTGAGGGGTTGCCCGGTCTCAGGTGCCGGTTTCTTTTGTGCCTCAGCAAGCGGCTTGTAAACTAGACCGGAAGGCATGATTGTCCCGGTGAGATCGGCACCTGTCACGTCAAATGCTTCCTTTGCTTTGACTCCTTGTAGACTCGCATACTGCAAGTTTGCAAACCGCATCTTCGTACCGCTAAGGTTCGCGCCATTGAGAACCGCATTGTTCAAATTCGCCTTCTCCAAGGTGGCTGCTGTAAGATCGGCTCCAGCTAGCACGACACTGGTGAGATTGGCATTGAGTAGATTGGCACCCTTCAACTTGGCACCGCTGAGGTCATACCCGGTCAAGTTCACATTGCTCAAGTCACAAAATTGGCATTCTTTATAAATTAATAATCTCTGAACGTGTTCTGGATTCTCTGCTTTGACCGACACTGCAAAGCAGATAGGCATCAACAGGGCGGTCGCGAGGATTCCTGGTTTCATGGGAGGGTAGCCAACTGAGGAGATGAGTATTGATTGAACTGCCAAGACGCTCTCTGCTCGCTTGGTAGCCATGCGCGATCGCTTATAGAATGCACACGATCGGAACAAAAGAGTCAATGGGGAGAGAATGCGATCGCTCAATATCCCTTCAATCCAATGACACCTTTGAGCTTAGCATCCTTCCAGTTAGTACCCGTTAGGTTGGCATTCGCTAAGCTCGCTTGACCCAAATCTGTTTGAGTCAAGTTGGCATAACTCAGATTAGTATTTCCTAAATTGGCACCCCTGAGATCGGCACTGGTGAAATTGGTGTAACTCAAATTGGCTCCTGTCAAAATAGCATTCGTCAGATTGGCACTTTCTAGATTGGTACCCATCATCGACGCACCGCTTAAATTGGCTGACCGCAAATTCGCCCCGCGTAAGTTTACACCGCTGAGATTCGCACCGCTGAGATTGGCACTATCCAGATAAGCATCCAGGAGGTTAGCACCCGCTAAATTAGCGTTGGTGAGGTTGGCAAGCGGCAATTTGGCATTGGTTAAATCAGCATCGTTGAATTTAGCACCCGTCAAATTGGCACGATTGAAACCAGCACCCGTCAAATTGGCACCCGTCAAATTGGCACCCGTGAGCGTAGCACTTTGCAAATTCGCTGCTGTCAGCGACCCTTTTTGCAGATTGGCACCCGTGAGAATTCCACCATTTAAGTCAGCATTATTCAAAGAAGCCTGACTCAAATCAGCATTGCTCAAGTTGACACTATCCATATTGGCAGTCTCTAACTGGGCATTATTCAACTTGGCACCTGTAAGATTGGCACCGGCTAAGTTAACAATTTGCATCTGAGCATCTTTTAGGTTTGCCCCGCCTAAATTGGCACCCGAAAGATTCGCTTCTATCAAATTAGCTTGTCCGAGATTTGCACCGACTAACTGAGCAAAATTTAGTTGAGTTTGGGCTAGCTGGGCACGCTCTAGCTTAGCGCCCGTGAGGTTCGCGGCATATAAGTTTGCCCCTCGCAATTTAGCGTCTGTTAAATCAGCAACAATTTTATTTGCCGCCGCCAATTTTGCCTGTCTCAAGTTCGCCTTTTCCAAATTTGCGGCAGTTAGTTTGGCACCGTTGAGCTGGGCACCCTCAAGCTTAGCGCCCGAAAGGTCAGCAGCCGTTAAATCCGCACCGTCAAGCTGGGCATTCTTCAAGTCGGCGTTTCTGAGATTAATCCCCCTGAGTTGGGCATCTTTTAGGTCACATCCAGGGCAAGTTTTCAGCGTCAGTAACTTTTGCACGTCTTTGGAGTTTGCTGCTTGGGCTGGGGTTGGTAAGCCAAGCGTTAACACTCCGACGACTGAAGTCGCGGTTAAACAAACCAAGCCCGCGAAGGCGGGCTTAAGGACAGCGAATTGATTAACTGGTTTTGGGCGCATGGGGCAGTTCTTTGAGCCGCGATTAACAACTACTCAAGAGCCACGATACTGGATGCGGTAAATCCGGTTATTGGCTTCTTCCGTCAGCAGCAAACTCCCATCGGGTAGCACGAGTAACCCCACCGGACGCCCCCAGGTGGTTGGGACAGAGGGGTTAAGCAGGAACCCAGTGAGAAAGTCTTCATAGTAGCCCTGAGGACGCCCGTTAGAGAAGGGGGCAAAGACAATTTTGTAGCCGGTGCCTTGGTTACGGTTCCAGGAACCGCGAAAGGCGACAAAAGCGCCATTGCGATATTTTTCTGGAAAGGTATTACCGTCATAAAACTGCAATCCCAAAGCAGCGGAGTGGGCTTGGAAAAGAACGTCGGGCGTCTTTGTTTTCGCTACCAGGTCGGGACGTTTGCTCTTTCCGTTGACCAGATGACGCGGGTCAAGGAGATTTGGTGCCAGGTAGGAGTAGGGCCAGCCATAGAATTCTCCCTGTTGAATGCGGGTTAGATAGTCGGGTACCAGGTCGTCGCCCAGCCCGTCTCGTTCATTCACTGCGGTATAAAGTTCGCCAGTGGTGGGGTGAAAGTCGAGTCCGACTGGGTTGCGTAAACCGGAAGCAAAAGTTTGCTGATTGGAACCGTCTAGGTTCATCATCTGTACAGAGGCGCGAGGGATGGGTTCTTCGGAAGCGTTGGATGCCGACCCAATTGAGACGTAGAGCTTTTGCCCATCGGGTGAGGCAACGACATTGCGTGTCCAGTGCTGGTTGTAGCCACCGGGGGTTAATTCAGCGATTTTTTCGCCGGTTCCGGTGAGTTGTTGTTGTCCTTGCGTGTAGGGATACCGCCGAACTTCGCCTGTGTTGGCGAGGAAGAAGTATCCGCCCGCAAAGGTCATACCAAAGGGGATATTTACCCCATTTTGGGAACT
This DNA window, taken from Coleofasciculus sp. FACHB-1120, encodes the following:
- the pyk gene encoding pyruvate kinase, translated to MQLRNPQRRTKIVATIGPATSSPEVLRALIEAGATTLRLNFSHGTHEDHQRSIRLIRQTAFELNQPVGILQDLQGPKIRLGRFETGSIVLNKGDRFILTSHLVPGTQEISSVTYEPLADEVPAGAVILLDDGKVEMRVEQVDRTARELHCRVVVGGPLSNNKGVNFPGVYLSIKAMTDKDRKDLMFGLDQGVDWVALSFVRNPQDVLEIKELISSAGKQVPVVVKIEKHEAIDQMEAILSLSDGVMVARGDLGVELPAEDVPILQKRLIATANQLGIPVITATQMLDSMVNNPRPTRAEISDVANAILDGTDAVMLSNETAVGKYAVEAVETMARIAVRIEQEQIARNVRGTTRSITNAISQAVGQISEQLGAAAIMSLTKSGATARNVSKFRPSTPVLAVTPHVDVARQLQMVWGVKPLLVLDLPSAGQTFQAAINVALEKHLLAEGDLVVMTAGTLQGISGSTDLIKVEVVTSVLGKGIGIGQGSVSGRARVARTAREVGNFNHGEILVVPGTNADYVEAIRKASGIITEDESLTSHAAVIGLRLGVPVIVGVKKATEMIRDGAILTLDMQRGLVYSGAMAGTSPTTPALPV
- a CDS encoding pentapeptide repeat-containing protein, whose protein sequence is MATKRAESVLAVQSILISSVGYPPMKPGILATALLMPICFAVSVKAENPEHVQRLLIYKECQFCDLSNVNLTGYDLSGAKLKGANLLNANLTSVVLAGADLTAATLEKANLNNAVLNGANLSGTKMRFANLQYASLQGVKAKEAFDVTGADLTGTIMPSGLVYKPLAEAQKKPAPETGQPLNPDRSEPINP
- a CDS encoding pentapeptide repeat-containing protein; the protein is MRPKPVNQFAVLKPAFAGLVCLTATSVVGVLTLGLPTPAQAANSKDVQKLLTLKTCPGCDLKDAQLRGINLRNADLKNAQLDGADLTAADLSGAKLEGAQLNGAKLTAANLEKANLRQAKLAAANKIVADLTDAKLRGANLYAANLTGAKLERAQLAQTQLNFAQLVGANLGQANLIEANLSGANLGGANLKDAQMQIVNLAGANLTGAKLNNAQLETANMDSVNLSNADLSQASLNNADLNGGILTGANLQKGSLTAANLQSATLTGANLTGANLTGAGFNRANLTGAKFNDADLTNAKLPLANLTNANLAGANLLDAYLDSANLSGANLSGVNLRGANLRSANLSGASMMGTNLESANLTNAILTGANLSYTNFTSADLRGANLGNTNLSYANLTQTDLGQASLANANLTGTNWKDAKLKGVIGLKGY
- a CDS encoding sorbosone dehydrogenase family protein, whose translation is MKSIRFLLLLLILTTAAACGSTQASLDTQTTQPTEQPTETPAQPNQQLSQATQTNNVVRTEPLTPQPIRITLNNLPKPYASDSASNSPNVVPIPQNPTLRVPAGFVVNVFADGLDAPRWLALTPNGDVLVTETRQNQIRLLRDTNGDGVADVRQTFASSQNGVNIPFGMTFAGGYFFLANTGEVRRYPYTQGQQQLTGTGEKIAELTPGGYNQHWTRNVVASPDGQKLYVSIGSASNASEEPIPRASVQMMNLDGSNQQTFASGLRNPVGLDFHPTTGELYTAVNERDGLGDDLVPDYLTRIQQGEFYGWPYSYLAPNLLDPRHLVNGKSKRPDLVAKTKTPDVLFQAHSAALGLQFYDGNTFPEKYRNGAFVAFRGSWNRNQGTGYKIVFAPFSNGRPQGYYEDFLTGFLLNPSVPTTWGRPVGLLVLPDGSLLLTEEANNRIYRIQYRGS